In a genomic window of Larus michahellis chromosome 3, bLarMic1.1, whole genome shotgun sequence:
- the COX7A2 gene encoding cytochrome c oxidase subunit 7A2, mitochondrial, translated as MWRNLLGLRQISQRTISTASRRQFENRVPEKQKLFQEDNGIPVHLKGGVMDALLYRVTMGLTVFGTAYVVYELLVASMPKKQK; from the exons ATGTGGCGGAACCTGCTG gGTCTTCGCCAGATTTCCCAGAGGACCATAAGCACTGCTTCACGCAGGCAGTTTGAAAATAGAGTTCCTGAGAAGCAGAAGCTTTTTCAG GAGGATAATGGCATTCCAGTGCATCTTAAAGGTGGTGTAATGGATGCTCTGTTGTATAGAGTCACCATGGGTCTGACAGTTTTTG GAACGGCCTATGTTGTTTATGAGCTGCTTGTCGCTTCAATGCCCAAGAAGCAGAAATGA